From the Bacillus sp. 2205SS5-2 genome, one window contains:
- the rpsR gene encoding 30S ribosomal protein S18: MAGARRGGRKRRKVCYFTANGIIHIDYKDVDLLKKFISERGKILPRRVTGTNAKYQRRLTRAIKRARTMALLPYVTGE; this comes from the coding sequence ATGGCAGGAGCTCGCAGAGGCGGACGTAAGCGTCGTAAGGTGTGTTATTTCACAGCTAATGGAATTATTCACATCGATTATAAAGACGTAGATCTTCTAAAGAAATTTATCTCTGAACGTGGAAAAATTCTTCCACGTCGTGTAACTGGTACGAATGCTAAGTATCAACGTAGACTTACTCGCGCAATTAAACGTGCGCGTACAATGGCACTTTTACCATACGTAACTGGTGAATAA